A portion of the Aquicoccus sp. G2-2 genome contains these proteins:
- a CDS encoding M20 aminoacylase family protein, with protein sequence MAIRNRFAELQGEIAGWRHDFHAHPELRFEEHRTAARVAELLRGFGCDEVVEGFGETGVVGVIHGKANGSGKVMGFRADMDALPIEEATNLPYASKTAGTMHACGHDGHTSMLLGAAKYLAETRNFDGTLVLAFQPAEEGGGGARAMLEAGLVDRWGVQEFYGMHNWPGLPVGEFAVKDGPLLASPDKFEITVRGRGGHGAMPQAAVDSTLVAAQIVVALQSIASRNVSPLKSVVVSVCGLRSGTDTYNVIPDEVFMRGTVRTYDKDVQELVRARIDALATATAAAYGATAQVSYTEGPPALINHVREAEFAAQAAEAVAGKVTREFDSSMGGEDFAEMLRAKPGCYVLIGNGDSAGLHNPGYEFNDEAIPFGASFYAEMAEKRMPLG encoded by the coding sequence ATGGCAATCCGAAACCGGTTTGCGGAGTTGCAGGGTGAGATTGCGGGCTGGCGGCATGATTTTCATGCCCACCCGGAGCTTAGATTCGAAGAACACCGCACCGCGGCAAGAGTTGCGGAGTTGCTGCGCGGTTTCGGCTGTGACGAGGTCGTGGAAGGGTTCGGTGAAACCGGCGTTGTTGGCGTGATCCATGGCAAGGCAAACGGATCGGGCAAGGTCATGGGCTTTCGTGCCGATATGGATGCGCTGCCGATCGAAGAGGCGACAAACCTGCCTTATGCCTCGAAAACAGCGGGAACGATGCACGCCTGTGGCCATGACGGGCACACCTCCATGTTGTTGGGGGCGGCGAAGTATCTGGCTGAGACGCGGAACTTCGACGGCACGCTGGTGTTGGCGTTCCAGCCGGCCGAAGAGGGCGGCGGCGGCGCGCGCGCGATGCTGGAGGCCGGGTTGGTGGATCGCTGGGGCGTGCAGGAATTTTACGGGATGCATAATTGGCCGGGGCTGCCGGTGGGGGAGTTTGCGGTGAAGGACGGGCCATTGCTGGCCTCTCCGGACAAGTTCGAGATTACGGTGCGGGGCCGGGGCGGGCATGGGGCCATGCCGCAGGCGGCGGTTGATAGCACGCTGGTCGCCGCACAGATCGTGGTGGCGCTTCAGAGTATCGCATCACGCAATGTTAGCCCGTTGAAAAGCGTTGTGGTTTCGGTTTGTGGCCTGCGGAGTGGAACCGATACTTACAACGTCATTCCTGACGAAGTCTTTATGCGCGGGACGGTGCGAACTTACGACAAGGACGTGCAGGAATTGGTGCGCGCGCGAATCGACGCGTTGGCGACCGCGACGGCGGCGGCCTATGGGGCGACGGCGCAGGTGAGTTATACCGAAGGGCCACCCGCGTTGATCAACCATGTGCGTGAGGCGGAGTTCGCCGCACAAGCGGCGGAGGCGGTTGCGGGCAAGGTGACGCGGGAATTCGACTCGTCGATGGGCGGAGAGGATTTTGCCGAGATGCTGCGGGCCAAACCCGGCTGTTATGTGCTTATCGGCAACGGAGACAGTGCCGGGCTGCACAATCCGGGCTATGAATTCAATGATGAAGCCATTCCGTTTGGTGCAAGCTTTTACGCGGAAATGGCAGAGAAGAGGATGCCTTTAGGCTAG
- the argE gene encoding acetylornithine deacetylase yields the protein MARRLTPLELMQKLVSFPTVSRDSNLPLVDWVEEYLTSHGITCHRHYREDDFQAALFAHVGPEEDGGVVLSGHTDVVPVDGQPWASDPFTVVERDGKYFGRGTCDMKGFDALALWALVEAQFSDIKRPLQIALSYDEEVGCTGAPPMIEAMQGPLPKASAVIVGEPSTMQAVTGHKGGIGVQTHVIGFEVHSSLAHTGVSAVMEAAKLIDWANQVNEEEMAREPEPLAAMFVPPWTNAHVGTVEGGTANNITAKDCHFAMGFRVVPGQDKYAWRDRYLAKVKEIEAEMQVVHPDAQIKTTFPYDVPGLVPEENGEAEALVRQITGDNATHVVSYGTEAGQFQEAGYSAVVCGPGSIEQAHQPDEFISKAQFEAGHQFMRDLVALLKKG from the coding sequence ATGGCACGGCGATTGACCCCTTTGGAATTGATGCAAAAGCTGGTGAGTTTTCCAACGGTGAGCCGGGATTCGAATCTGCCGTTGGTGGATTGGGTCGAAGAGTATCTCACCTCGCATGGCATCACCTGTCACCGGCATTACCGTGAGGATGATTTTCAGGCGGCGCTTTTTGCGCATGTCGGACCAGAGGAGGACGGCGGGGTGGTTCTGTCCGGGCACACGGATGTGGTGCCGGTGGATGGCCAACCCTGGGCCAGTGACCCGTTTACCGTGGTTGAGCGCGACGGCAAGTATTTCGGGCGCGGGACATGCGATATGAAAGGCTTTGACGCGCTGGCGCTTTGGGCGTTGGTCGAGGCGCAGTTTTCTGACATCAAGCGGCCATTGCAGATTGCGTTGTCTTACGACGAGGAGGTCGGCTGCACCGGCGCGCCGCCGATGATTGAAGCGATGCAGGGGCCGTTGCCCAAGGCAAGTGCTGTGATCGTGGGCGAGCCGTCGACGATGCAGGCGGTGACGGGGCACAAGGGCGGCATCGGGGTGCAGACGCATGTGATCGGGTTCGAGGTGCATTCGTCGCTGGCCCATACCGGCGTAAGCGCGGTGATGGAGGCGGCGAAGTTGATCGACTGGGCCAATCAGGTCAACGAAGAGGAAATGGCGCGCGAGCCGGAGCCGTTGGCCGCGATGTTCGTGCCGCCATGGACCAATGCGCATGTTGGCACCGTCGAGGGCGGCACGGCGAACAATATCACCGCCAAGGATTGCCATTTCGCCATGGGATTCCGGGTGGTGCCGGGGCAGGATAAATATGCCTGGCGCGACCGTTACCTTGCCAAGGTCAAGGAGATCGAGGCCGAGATGCAAGTGGTGCATCCAGATGCACAGATCAAGACCACGTTCCCTTATGATGTGCCGGGGCTGGTGCCGGAAGAGAATGGTGAGGCCGAAGCTTTGGTGCGCCAGATAACCGGCGACAATGCCACCCATGTGGTGAGCTATGGCACCGAGGCGGGGCAGTTTCAGGAGGCGGGCTATTCCGCCGTTGTCTGTGGGCCGGGTTCGATTGAGCAGGCGCATCAGCCGGACGAGTTTATCAGCAAGGCCCAGTTTGAGGCCGGGCATCAATTCATGCGCGATCTGGTGGCGCTGTTGAAAAAGGGCTGA
- a CDS encoding M20 aminoacylase family protein — translation MPVKNRFAELQGEITEWRRDIHAHPELLFETHRTAALVAEKLKAFGCDEVVTGIGRTGVVGVIKGKTNNSGKTIGLRADMDALPILEATGVEYASKTEGAMHACGHDGHTAMLLGAAKYLSETRNFDGTAVVIFQPAEEGGGGGKEMCDDGMMERWGIDEVYGMHNWPGQPVGAFAIRPGAFFAATDTFDITFTGRGGHAAKPQEVVDPTVMAAQGVLALQTIASRNADPVDRIVVSVTAFETSSKAYNVIPQSVALRGTVRTMSPEMRDLAEKRIAEICQGVASTFGGKAEVEYRRGYPVMVNSEEQTEFAVDVARSVSGDCAEAPLVMGGEDFAFMLEERPGAYILVGNGDTAHVHHPEYNFNDETIPAGCSWYAEVVEKRMPAA, via the coding sequence ATGCCAGTTAAGAACCGATTTGCCGAATTGCAGGGTGAGATTACCGAGTGGCGCCGCGATATTCATGCGCACCCGGAATTGTTGTTTGAAACCCACCGCACGGCGGCGTTGGTGGCAGAGAAGCTGAAAGCATTTGGCTGCGATGAGGTGGTTACCGGGATCGGGCGCACCGGGGTTGTCGGGGTGATCAAGGGCAAGACAAATAATTCCGGCAAAACCATCGGTTTGCGCGCCGATATGGATGCGCTGCCGATTCTGGAAGCCACCGGGGTGGAGTATGCCAGCAAGACCGAGGGCGCGATGCATGCTTGCGGCCATGACGGGCATACGGCGATGCTGTTGGGGGCGGCGAAATACCTGTCCGAGACGCGCAATTTCGATGGCACCGCGGTGGTGATTTTCCAGCCCGCAGAGGAAGGCGGCGGCGGTGGCAAGGAGATGTGCGACGACGGCATGATGGAGCGTTGGGGCATTGACGAGGTTTACGGGATGCACAACTGGCCCGGACAGCCGGTTGGGGCGTTCGCGATCCGGCCGGGGGCATTTTTCGCGGCGACCGATACGTTTGACATTACCTTCACCGGGCGCGGCGGCCATGCAGCCAAGCCGCAGGAAGTGGTGGACCCGACGGTGATGGCGGCGCAAGGGGTTCTGGCGTTGCAGACGATTGCCAGCCGCAATGCCGATCCGGTGGACCGGATCGTAGTGTCGGTCACCGCGTTCGAGACGTCATCGAAGGCCTATAACGTGATCCCGCAAAGCGTCGCGCTTCGCGGCACGGTGCGGACCATGAGCCCGGAAATGCGCGATCTGGCGGAAAAGCGGATTGCCGAGATTTGCCAAGGGGTTGCATCGACATTTGGCGGGAAAGCCGAGGTTGAATACCGGCGCGGTTATCCGGTGATGGTCAATTCCGAAGAGCAGACCGAGTTTGCCGTTGATGTGGCCAGATCGGTTTCTGGAGATTGCGCCGAGGCACCGCTGGTGATGGGCGGCGAGGATTTCGCCTTCATGCTGGAAGAACGGCCGGGGGCGTATATCCTTGTCGGCAACGGCGATACCGCGCATGTGCATCACCCGGAATACAACTTCAACGACGAGACGATCCCAGCCGGATGCTCGTGGTATGCCGAGGTGGTCGAGAAGCGGATGCCTGCGGCCTGA